GTGTTCACCAACCTGATCCTGCTGCCGGTGGCGATTTCCTATGTCGGCATCAGCAAACGTGCCATTGCCAAGAGCAAGAAAGACGCAAACCGCGAACATGCGTTCTGGCGCCTGCTGTCCAAATTTGCCAGCGCCAAAGTCGCGCCGGTCTCGGTTCTGCTGGCCCTGGTCGCCTTTGGCGGCGGCCTCTGGTACAGCCAGAACCTGAAAATCGGTGACTTGGACCAAGGTGCGCCGGAGCTGCGCCCGGACTCGCGTTACAACAAAGACAACAACTTCATCATCAGCAACTACTCCACCAGCTCCGACGTGCTGGTGGTGATGGTCAAGACCACGGCTGAAGGCTGCTCGCGCTATGAAGCCATGGCGCCCATCGACCAGTTGATGTGGAAGATGCAGAACACCGAGGGCGTACAGTCGGCGATCTCGCTGGTGACCGTGTCCAAGCAGATGATCAAGGGCATGAACGAGGGCAACCTGAAATGGGAAACCCTGTCGCGCAACCCGGATGTGCTGAACAACTCCATAGCTCGCGCTGACGGCCTGTATAACAACAATTGCTCCCTGGCACCGGTGCTGGTGTTCCTCAACGACCACAAGGCCGAAACCCTCGACCGCGCCGTGCATGCGGTGCAGGACTTCGCCAAGGAGAACAACAAGGACGGCCTGGAATTCATCCTCGCCGCCGGTAATGCCGGGATCGAAGCGGCCACCAACGAGGTGATCAAGGAGTCCGAGCTGACCATCCTGATCCTGGTGTACCTGTGCGTGGCGACCATGTGCATGATCACTTTCCGCTCCTGGGCCGCGACCCTGTGCATCGTGCTGCCGCTGGTGCTGACCTCGGTGCTGGGTAATGCGCTGATGGCGTTCATGGGTATCGGCGTCAAGGTCGCGACCTTGCCGGTGGTGGCCTTGGGCGTGGGGATCGGCGTGGACTACGGCATCTACATCTACAGCCGCCTGGAGAGCTTCCTGCGTGCGGGGTTGCCGTTGCAGGAAGCCTATTACCAGACGCTCAAGTCCACCGGCAAAGCGGTGCTGTTTACCGGCCTGTGCCTGGCCATCGGTGTGTGTACCTGGATTTTTTCGGCCATCAAGTTCCAGGCCGACATGGGCCTGATGCTGACCTTCATGCTGTTGTGGAACATGTTCGGTGCGCTATGGCTGTTGCCGGCGCTGGCGCGGTTCCTGATCAAGCCTGAGAAGCTGGCGGGGCAGAAGGGTAATTCGCTGTTCGCCCACTGAGCCTGCAGCCTGTGGCGAACGCGTAAGCGCCGCCGCCACAGGCTATTGCCGGTCTCACGACTCGAAGGACAGGAACCAGCGTTCAGCCAGCTGTTTGCCGATCAAGCCTCGATGCACATTGACGATGGCCTGGGGACTTTGCGCCTTGGCCAGCAGGCTGTAATAGCTCTCGCGGCGTTGCTCACGGGTTTTCAAATGGGCGGCCGTGTAATCGGCCTTGGGCGTATTCGCGCCGGGGTAGTGAAAGTGCGCGTACCACAGCGTAAAGCCTTTCGCGTCGTTGATCGCGTACTCCTGGATGAAGTCACGGCGTGGGCCACCCAACTGAATACGTTTGCCCAGCAACGCAACGTTCGCCTGTTGCTGGTCGATGAGGTATTCGAGGTTGGCATGGGTGGGCGGCAGTTGCAGGCACAGTTGCAAACGTAACGCCTGGCCTTGGCTGTTCAACCGCGAGTAGGCCTCGCGCAGTTGCACCACCAGCGCTTGGTCGGCGGCGCTCCTGCTAGCCTCGGGTTGGGCTTCGATGGCACGGTGCAGCTCTGTGGCCAAGATGTCATAGCGCACGGCTTCATACTGCAAAATTTCCTGCACTTCCTGCGGGTGCCTGGAGATTTTTCGATAGGCCTCCCCCCGGTTCAAGTGGTCCTGAAGCATGGCCAGGAGTTTGCGTGCCTGGCCCTTTACTACGCTCAGGCTACGGGTCGGCGCCAGCGGTTGTGGGGCCGGCGCCTGGACGAATTCAACCCATTCATCACCGCTTTGTGAATACATCCCCAGCAACTGGTCGCTGCCCTCGGCGCGGACTTCGACGATATCGACGTTGCCGATGGGCTTGAGTTCACCGATGAATATGCCTTTGCGGCGGGTCTTGATCACGCGCTTAGGCGCAGCGCCGTGGCTGCTCATGGGGCGTTTTGGCAAGCGCTTGGGCGCTTGTGCCGCCGGTTTGATTTCGCTGGCCAGGCGCTGGCTGGCGTCCTGGTAGAGCGCCTCGACCAGCGTGAACAGTTTGCTGCTGTAGGTGTGGTCGAGGACTTCGGCATCGAGGATGCCAAGGCCCTGCAAGGCGTCGAGGGCACTGCCATAGTGTTCCACCAGGCTCTCCAGTACATTCAGGCGGTCACTGCCCGGCAGTTCAAGGCTGTTGAGTTCGCTGTGGGTGCGTACATGCTCCTGCAAGGGATCGACGATGGTGTTCAAGGCATTGAACAGAGGATGTTCAACGTCTTTGACAATCAAACGCTTCAAGCAGCGAATGTGCAGGTCCTTGACTGCCAGGGCGCTGATTTCGTTCGACCGGTCGGCCGTCAATCCAGTCGCACTCTCGGCGCCGGCAGGGCTCAGCTCAAACAGCTGTTCCAGGGAGCGGTCCTTGAGCTCCAGCCAATGAATGCTGCGTTCATTGATCTCCAGCAGCCGCTGGAGAAACTGCCGGTAGCTCGCCGGCTCACCAAGCACCGCCAGGTGCAACGCCGGGCCTTCGCGGGTAAAGCGTTGATTGGCGCGATAGAGGGCTTGCCGGTCATTTTCTGCCACGACCACATGCTTGCGCGCATTTTTGACGGTATTTTCCAGGATGCGCTCGAGCGGTGTAAGCGGTAATGCGATGCCCAGTTCGCCCCGTTCCTTGGCGCTGTCTAGGATCTTCTGAAATTCCGCTGTCTGGCTGTGCAGCGCGCTGTCAAATTGTTTTCGGATCCGGGCCCGTTGGGTTTCTCCGATCGTCGGGTCCTTGTCGGCTTTGTCCATGGCCGCTTGAGCTTCATCGGCGGAGCTCTGCAGCGGCGCCTGGCCTTTGAGAAATTGCTCATACTCGGTTTGCAATTGGCTGATACGCATCGCTTTACGTTGGCGTTCGGCGGCAATGCGGCCCAGGGGCATGCCACCGCGCAGGCGCAGGCGGGTATCGATCGTCCACGTGCCGGGCGTCTGCGTCCTTAGGTAAGGGCCGCTGCGATCAGGGTCGGCGGGATCCACAATCACCACGCTGGCGTCGTGCCCCAGGCTGACTTGAAACAGCTCACCGTCAACCCGGGCATGCCAGGTGGTGCCGATCAAGTACAGTCCCTTGCGCGGACCGTTGAGCACCGGCTGCGGCAACGTGGCAGGTGGTGTGACCCTGAAGGTTTGCAAGCGCATGCGCTGGCTGTGGGTGAGGCGCTGGTGGGCCTGGGCAAAGCTGAAATCCAGGGCGGCGTGGTTGCCCTGCGGCAGCTCGCCGGGCAGGGCGACGGTGCCTTGGCGAATCTGGGCCGGCGCAGGCACCGGCCATTGTTCGGCGCTGCGCCGTGGCAGCGCGGTGGCGGAGGCGGGCGGTGTGACCGCCAACGGCAGCGGGCGCCGTGTGATGGGCGTTGCCGGGAAGTCCAGCAGCAACAGCGCGACGTTCAGCAACAGGTCGATGCTGCCCTGTTCACGGACCTTGGGGTTCTGGCTGCCGAGCGCCTGGATGTCTTGCGTCAGGCTGGTCGTGATGGCCAGCAACCACCCCATCAGCATTGCCGGGCCGCGCAGCACGGGCTGTATGACACTGAAGAACAGCAAGCCGCTGCCTTCGCGCAAGGTCTGCCAGCGACTTTCACTGTTGGACACGGAGGCTCGGTCAGCCTGTTGTACCAAGGCGCGGGCGTTATCGCTGAACAGGTACTGCATCAGGCTGCCCGTGACCAGGCACTGCTGCAATTCTTCGTTGATACCATCGAGTGCCAGGGTCGCCGGCGGCGGCGTTTCCCGGGGGGCGAACTCATCGCCCTGGCCGAACCGCAGGTAATGGGGTTGGTGAAAACCTCCGTTGTCGTAGATCGGCCTGGTGTTGTCGGGCAGCCAGGTCAGGATGCTGGCTTGCATGTCGCCAGGTGCGGCGATCGCGGCCAGCAGGTCGGCGTGGCTGGCGTACTCGTGCAACGGTTGGGCATAGAGCGGGCGAAACAGCAGGTGCGGGCCGCTGCTGACGTCCTGGAACTCAATGATGTACATGTTGCTCACCACGTCCGGCTGGGCGGCAGGGCTGTGCAGCAGCGCCAGATGACGAATCACCACTGCACGGCCGTCGAGTTGCTGCTCGCTGCTGGTGGCCTGCATCAGGCACTCGACCATGCGTGCGCCCACGGGCGTCACACCGGCTTCGCGCTTGAGGCTCAACTCCAGCGCCAATAGCGGCAGTTGTACCGACAGGTGTTCAGCGAACAGCGTTTCCTGGGCGCGGGCCTTGGCCGTATCGCTGAGCAACTGGTCCTTGAGGTAATGGGGGTAATGCTGGCCGATATCCACTCGCTCAACCAGGGCGATAACGTAGGCCGGTGTCAGCCACGCCGGTAAGGGGGTGCCCTGGCGATGGGCGAGGGTGAACTCGCCGCTGGGACGACCACTCAGGTTTCTGATGGCCAGCTCCGTGAGGCTCATGCGCACGTGCTCGACAATCCCGGCACCACCCGGGTAACCGGCGGCAACCACGAACGTCAGCTGCACATCATCCGGGTTAAGCCCCTGTGTCGGGATCTGGTCTGGACCGTTGCCGACGGCTGTTTCACGGCCCATTTCACGTTGTAGGGCCGCAACGGTAAAACGTTGGATGTCTTCAATGTCGGTGGCAAGGGCCGGGTCCTGTGCGCGTTGTTTCAGGCCCGCCAGGGCCAAGGTGTAATGGCGGTAGCGGGCACGGTCGGCGGGGCTGGCGCCGCGCAGATTCTGCGGTAGCTGCGCACGCACGCTGGCGAGTGTTTGCGCAGGGGCTTGCAGGGCGTCGAGAAAGCACAGCCCTGGGTCGGTGATTTCCAGGTACAGCGTGTGCAGCGTCTGCTGGTCTTGGCCGAGTGGCAGTTGCAGGGCGCCCAGGCGCGTGAGTTGCTGGTTCAGAATCATCGACGCCTGGTGGTCGAAGATGGAGCCTTCGGGTTCGTAACGATTACAGGTAATCGTGCTGGCCTGGTAGTGCGCCGCCAGGCGCTCGCCCCAGGCCTGCAAGAGCGCGTCCATTGAGGCAAAGGATTCGACTTGCCCGTTTGGCGCACACAAAAGGGCCGGCGCCACGCCGTTGATGGCGCGGGTCAGCACCATGTGTTCGGTCAGTTGGCGATCGGCCTGGCCATTGCTGCTCAACGTGGTCTCAAGCCCATAGGCGAGCACGCTGTGGTCGCCGTATTTGGCCAGGCGTTGTGCACGGTCCGGGGTGGTGATGAGTTGGTCCAGGGTTTGCCAGGCGGCCTCGTCCAGTTCCGGCTGGCGCAGGGTGCTGGCGCGCAAGGTACTCCTGAGCATGTCGCTGAGCCAGCGCCAGCGGCTGACTGTTGTGTCTGACGGGGCATTCCAGTACTCGGCCAATGCGTCTTGCAGGGCAATGGGCAGGGTGGGCGGCAGCGTCTTGATCAGCGCCTCAATGACTTTCATGTCCGGCCCAGGCGTCTCGGTGCCGGGTAGCTTGAGGCGCTTGGGGGGGGCATCCGACAGGTAGTAGGGCAGATGGTCGACTTCGTTGAAGTCCAGTGGTCCACCTTCGGCCAGGTAGCGCTGGATAACCGTCATCAAGGGGGCCAGGGTCCAGCCACCTTTCCCGGTGGGGGTTGCCAGGCGTGTGCGCGACAGGTCGATGACCAAGTCGGGGTATGTTTGGGCAATGGCTGCGCCGAGTAAGGGTTGGATCACCGCCTCCAGGGAGGGGCGACTGGCAAATTGGGCACTGACGGCCTGGGCGGTCAGCGCATGAGTAGTGGGTGTAGTGTGCATCGACATAAAAATCCTTTTTATGGGCGGTCAGCCCGACGCGGGGTTTATTCAGGTATCAGGACGAGGAACAGTTGTTGGTCCAGCGGCCGGTTGATGGGGCTGTAGAGGTCATTGACGATCACGTGGCTGTCCGGGCCTGCCTTGGCGATCAGGTCCTTGAAGGTGGTGAACCGGTGTTCCGGGCGTTTGAGGTGGGCGGCGGTGTAGTCGCCGCGCGGGCTGTCGGCGCTGCTGTAGTGAAAATGCGCGTACCACAGCACGTCGACGCGGTTCTTTTCGCGAATGGCAAACTCCGAAACATAGTCATTCGCGCCAGTGCGCTGCGGGCCATGCACCAGGCCGATATCCACGGCGGCATGGCGACGCAGGTAATCAATGTTTTCCTGGCGCGGACGCTGGGCCTTGTAGCCTTCTATGCAGTGTTGCTCACCCTGACGGCGCAGGTCCGTTGCACGCATGCGCAGGCGCTCCAGGGCCTGGGGGACATCAGGCTTATCCAGGTGATGGGCTTGGATTTCATCGGCAATCGCCTCGATTTTCCTGGCTTGGTGGCCGAACATGTCATTCCAGTCTTGTGGGTTGACGTCGTCACGGCGCTGCGGGTCGGCCAGTTTGCGTTTCTGAAACTCGATGGATTTTTCCAGGGCGGTGATTTGATCGATCAGCCGCTGAGCTTCCGTACGCAGGGTCGCCAGGGCTCGCTGGCGTGGCACGGGTGCCGGGCGCTGCGGCGGTGCGTCGACGATTTCCACCCAGCCTTCATGGGGATGCTCCATGAACCGCGCGCTGATCTCGTCGGTCTGCGGGTTTTTGACCACAATGGTTGGAAAGGGCATCTCGGCGTCGGGGGGCAGCAGGTTGCCCACCAGTGTTCCTTTGTCCCGCGACCGGAACACGCGCTTGGTCGGGGACGGCAGTTGCGCTGGTTTGAAACGCACGAATTGGGCAGGCAGGAATTCATCCTCGCGCAGTACATCCGCCAGGTCTGTCTCGGCTGCGGCGCGCAGGGTTTCCAGGCGCTCGATCAACAGCGGCATATAGCGCGGACGCAGCAGTGTCGAGTCCAGTTCCATCAGCATGCGGTAGGCCTGGAGGCGCCGGCTGTAATGCTCGATCACATTCACCAACACCTCTTTGCGCTCGGCAGAGGTGAAGCCTTGGGTGGTCAACAGGTCGATGTACGAGTGCTCTACGGAGACCTGAGGGAAGTGCAAGGTCTCCAGCCGCGCCATAAAGTATTCTTCCTGGGCGGTGGCTGGCTCCCTCAGCTCGTCAATGCTCAACGCCGCCAGCAGGTCGAGCGGCTCGACAATGGCACAGAGGCGGTTGTAGAAGCGCCGATGGGGCATGGCATTGAGGAACTTCAGGCGCTCTGCCGGCCCGGTCTTGAGGCGGTTCGCCATCTCTTCCAACGTCATGTCGATAGCAATCAGGGACTGGGCATGGCGCTCGGAGGTGGCAAAGTGCATTTCAGTCATATCGAGCAACCGCTGATTGGCCGGCTCGTCGCGCTCCATCCGCAACAGGTCGTTCATCAGCTCGCCCCGATCAGACACAAACGTGGCGGTGTGCAGTGACGCCAGGAAGCTGACATCCACCTCCTGCGCCGCCAGCAGGGTTTGGTACTGTTCCAGGCAACTGGACTCATAATCGAACTTGCCATCGGCCGCCTTGACCTGCGCGTAGGCGTCGATTATCGCGCGGCGATTTTGCTGCAACTGATCGGTGACCGGGACGTACTTTTCATAGGCCACGAGAAAGTGCAAGCGAGCCCGGGTCCTGTTACGCGCCTCAACGGCGTGGGCGCTGATGGCTGACGGGTCATTAGGGGACAGGCGCAGGCGTTGCATTGCATGGGCCAACTCGCGGTCGCGCACTTCAAATTGTTTCTTGGTTGCCGTCACGGTGTCGAACAAATGGGAGGTTTGGTCAACTTGTTCAAGGATCTGGCTTTCCAGGCGAGTGACCTTCAGCCACGCCTCTGCACGTTGCTGTTCAATTTGCGCCAACTTGGCCTTGAGTCGGTTTTTCGGCCCCCCTCCACGCAGTTTGAGACCCAGGTCCAAGGCCCAGCGTCCTTGCCCGTCGGAGCTGAGCTTAAAGCCTGGGTGCAGGTTTTTTTGTGGATTGACGATGAACACTTCGCCTGCGTCGGGAACGATGCTGACCTGGAACAGCAGGCCGGCTACCGAGGCATGCCACTGCTGACCAATGCGGTACAACCCTTTGAAGGCACCCAACTCGACCGGAGAGGGAGCGGGCACCGGCCAGGCTACGTGGTGCTCGAGCAACGCGTTGAACAGACGGCGTCGGGAACCGTCACGCGCGGTGGAGTGGATGAAGTCCACCTCGGTGCGATCACTCGCAGGCGGCTCGGACGGCAGGCCAACCGGGCCTTGTTCAATCTTTGGCGCAACGTGTGCAGACGGCGTGGGAGGTCGTCGCAGCAAGGTACTCAAGGCCTTGGGCACGGGCGGTTTGGCTGGGGTGAAAGCGGGCTCGATTGATGGATGTTGCGCCGACGCCTTGTGTATCAGTAACAGGCCGATATTGAGCAGGACATCGACCCAGGCCAGTTCGCGTGCGACCGGGTCATCGCCGTGCAAGGCCTCCAGGTCATGTTGCAGGCTGACGGCCAGTTGTACCATCCAGCCCGCGACCATCGCGGGGCCGCGCAGCAACGGCAGCAATAGTGCGTTGAACAGCAGCCAGCCACCCTCCAGCAGAATCGCCCAGCGGCTTTCGGCGTTGGACACGGTGTCACGGTCGGCCAGGTCGACCAGCGCCCGCGCGTTGCTGCCGTACAGGTATTGGGTCAGGTTGCCAGCGGCCAACGACTGGGCGAGAGACCCCAGCACTGCATCCCCGTTGCTATCGTCCGCCAACTGCGCGGGTGCCGGTGCCGGCCATTGCACGGTGTCGTCGCCCTGGCCAAAACGGATGATATGCGGGCTGACAAAGCCATTGTTGCTGTAGATCGGCCGGGCGTGGTCGGGTAGCCAACTGAGCACACTGTCTTGCAGGGGGCCAGGCTCAGCAATGGCGCCCAACAGCGCGTCACGGCTCGCAAACTGGCGTAGCGAGTCCGGATACAGCGGCCGGTAGAGGATATGCGGACCGACCTGACGGTCCGACGCCTCGATAATGAACATGTTGTTGACCACATCCGGCTTGGAATGCGGTTTGCGGTGGAAGGCCAGGGCGTGAATCACAATGCTCAGGTCGTCGACCACCCGGTCCGCGGCGCTGCGCTGCATCAACGCCTGCACATAACGGTAGCCTTGCCAGGTCATGCCATGCTCGCCCCGTATCTTGTGCTCCAGGGCCTGCAGTGGCAGGCGCACGCGCAATGCTTGGTCGAACAACGCTTCACGGCGTTGGGCTTCACTGTCGTTGCCCAACAACAGGACCCTGAGGGTGGTGGGGTAGCGCTCGCCGATATTGGTGCGAGCGATCAGCCCCTGGGTGCTGGTGAACAGGCCTTTTTCTCCCAGCAGGTAATCGGCGTTCATCCAGGCCGGTATCGTCGCGCCGGATTTGGAGCGCAGGGTCAGGCTTCCCTGGGGCGCGGCCGCCAGGTTCTTGATCGCCAATTGCGTCAGGCTCATGGACACGGGCGTGAGGTAGCCGCTGCCCAGGTCGCCGACGGGTACATGGAAGGTCAATTCAAGGTCGTCCGGATCAATCGTCGTGACCTCGGGGTGATCGGCGTGGATCTGTTCGAGCAAGGTATTGCGCGTGAAATCATGCAGGTTCTCGACGCCATCCAGAAACGAAGCCCCCGCCGTTT
The genomic region above belongs to Pseudomonas sp. S35 and contains:
- a CDS encoding DUF6543 domain-containing protein, with protein sequence MHTTPTTHALTAQAVSAQFASRPSLEAVIQPLLGAAIAQTYPDLVIDLSRTRLATPTGKGGWTLAPLMTVIQRYLAEGGPLDFNEVDHLPYYLSDAPPKRLKLPGTETPGPDMKVIEALIKTLPPTLPIALQDALAEYWNAPSDTTVSRWRWLSDMLRSTLRASTLRQPELDEAAWQTLDQLITTPDRAQRLAKYGDHSVLAYGLETTLSSNGQADRQLTEHMVLTRAINGVAPALLCAPNGQVESFASMDALLQAWGERLAAHYQASTITCNRYEPEGSIFDHQASMILNQQLTRLGALQLPLGQDQQTLHTLYLEITDPGLCFLDALQAPAQTLASVRAQLPQNLRGASPADRARYRHYTLALAGLKQRAQDPALATDIEDIQRFTVAALQREMGRETAVGNGPDQIPTQGLNPDDVQLTFVVAAGYPGGAGIVEHVRMSLTELAIRNLSGRPSGEFTLAHRQGTPLPAWLTPAYVIALVERVDIGQHYPHYLKDQLLSDTAKARAQETLFAEHLSVQLPLLALELSLKREAGVTPVGARMVECLMQATSSEQQLDGRAVVIRHLALLHSPAAQPDVVSNMYIIEFQDVSSGPHLLFRPLYAQPLHEYASHADLLAAIAAPGDMQASILTWLPDNTRPIYDNGGFHQPHYLRFGQGDEFAPRETPPPATLALDGINEELQQCLVTGSLMQYLFSDNARALVQQADRASVSNSESRWQTLREGSGLLFFSVIQPVLRGPAMLMGWLLAITTSLTQDIQALGSQNPKVREQGSIDLLLNVALLLLDFPATPITRRPLPLAVTPPASATALPRRSAEQWPVPAPAQIRQGTVALPGELPQGNHAALDFSFAQAHQRLTHSQRMRLQTFRVTPPATLPQPVLNGPRKGLYLIGTTWHARVDGELFQVSLGHDASVVIVDPADPDRSGPYLRTQTPGTWTIDTRLRLRGGMPLGRIAAERQRKAMRISQLQTEYEQFLKGQAPLQSSADEAQAAMDKADKDPTIGETQRARIRKQFDSALHSQTAEFQKILDSAKERGELGIALPLTPLERILENTVKNARKHVVVAENDRQALYRANQRFTREGPALHLAVLGEPASYRQFLQRLLEINERSIHWLELKDRSLEQLFELSPAGAESATGLTADRSNEISALAVKDLHIRCLKRLIVKDVEHPLFNALNTIVDPLQEHVRTHSELNSLELPGSDRLNVLESLVEHYGSALDALQGLGILDAEVLDHTYSSKLFTLVEALYQDASQRLASEIKPAAQAPKRLPKRPMSSHGAAPKRVIKTRRKGIFIGELKPIGNVDIVEVRAEGSDQLLGMYSQSGDEWVEFVQAPAPQPLAPTRSLSVVKGQARKLLAMLQDHLNRGEAYRKISRHPQEVQEILQYEAVRYDILATELHRAIEAQPEASRSAADQALVVQLREAYSRLNSQGQALRLQLCLQLPPTHANLEYLIDQQQANVALLGKRIQLGGPRRDFIQEYAINDAKGFTLWYAHFHYPGANTPKADYTAAHLKTREQRRESYYSLLAKAQSPQAIVNVHRGLIGKQLAERWFLSFES
- a CDS encoding RND family transporter translates to MSSHHNDKATFLERLIFNNRPAVIVICLLVSVFLFWQATLIRPSTSFEKMIPLKHPFIEKMMEHRNDLANLGNTVRISVEAKDGDIFTKEYMETLRQINDEVFYISGVDRSGLKSLWSPSVRWTEVTEEGFAGGEVIPQSYNGSAQSLDQLRNNVLKSGQVGRLVANDFKSSIVDIPLLESYPDPQDQGKLLALDYRKFSHELEDKIRDKFEAQNPNVKIHIVGFAKKVGDLIDGLVMVVLFFGIAFVITLILLLWFTNCLRSTIAVLSTTLVAVVWQLGLMHFFGFGLDPYSMLVPFLIFAIGISHGVQKINGIALQSSEADNALTAARRTFRQLFLPGMIAILADAVGFITLLIIDIGVIRELAIGASIGVAVIVFTNLILLPVAISYVGISKRAIAKSKKDANREHAFWRLLSKFASAKVAPVSVLLALVAFGGGLWYSQNLKIGDLDQGAPELRPDSRYNKDNNFIISNYSTSSDVLVVMVKTTAEGCSRYEAMAPIDQLMWKMQNTEGVQSAISLVTVSKQMIKGMNEGNLKWETLSRNPDVLNNSIARADGLYNNNCSLAPVLVFLNDHKAETLDRAVHAVQDFAKENNKDGLEFILAAGNAGIEAATNEVIKESELTILILVYLCVATMCMITFRSWAATLCIVLPLVLTSVLGNALMAFMGIGVKVATLPVVALGVGIGVDYGIYIYSRLESFLRAGLPLQEAYYQTLKSTGKAVLFTGLCLAIGVCTWIFSAIKFQADMGLMLTFMLLWNMFGALWLLPALARFLIKPEKLAGQKGNSLFAH
- a CDS encoding DUF6543 domain-containing protein gives rise to the protein MPTTPPPLPPTPPTFTQHSDAPAQAVSRQFASRPNLRAVFGQMLQKAIKEQYPPLDLDVQLTRLAVPNLVGGWDLKHLLDVALDYVGSGTLLDMDTVIDGRRCFLTNRAPHPLTYEAEAVREPDLQLIKAKILDLTPTLMTVFQDALTDYWNQPGDTGPIRWQWLGDLLATGLSSTASLLPAEYQQQQAALHHLTAYPDQRTRPTPVQGGVHSYCLETSIVQGSHTANIMEPELLVVQAQNVMLYRSNGTLEFHDSLEAFTQARGRDLSRQVLADSVTIKRYEPDGNSFDTLAALLLNQQLEALGTVVLPASDGLNALEQRIADTTDPTPWFIQAPAPSPTFEHTLQANLPVWLQTAAPGDRFAYGQQLAELARVHRQTAGASFLDGVENLHDFTRNTLLEQIHADHPEVTTIDPDDLELTFHVPVGDLGSGYLTPVSMSLTQLAIKNLAAAPQGSLTLRSKSGATIPAWMNADYLLGEKGLFTSTQGLIARTNIGERYPTTLRVLLLGNDSEAQRREALFDQALRVRLPLQALEHKIRGEHGMTWQGYRYVQALMQRSAADRVVDDLSIVIHALAFHRKPHSKPDVVNNMFIIEASDRQVGPHILYRPLYPDSLRQFASRDALLGAIAEPGPLQDSVLSWLPDHARPIYSNNGFVSPHIIRFGQGDDTVQWPAPAPAQLADDSNGDAVLGSLAQSLAAGNLTQYLYGSNARALVDLADRDTVSNAESRWAILLEGGWLLFNALLLPLLRGPAMVAGWMVQLAVSLQHDLEALHGDDPVARELAWVDVLLNIGLLLIHKASAQHPSIEPAFTPAKPPVPKALSTLLRRPPTPSAHVAPKIEQGPVGLPSEPPASDRTEVDFIHSTARDGSRRRLFNALLEHHVAWPVPAPSPVELGAFKGLYRIGQQWHASVAGLLFQVSIVPDAGEVFIVNPQKNLHPGFKLSSDGQGRWALDLGLKLRGGGPKNRLKAKLAQIEQQRAEAWLKVTRLESQILEQVDQTSHLFDTVTATKKQFEVRDRELAHAMQRLRLSPNDPSAISAHAVEARNRTRARLHFLVAYEKYVPVTDQLQQNRRAIIDAYAQVKAADGKFDYESSCLEQYQTLLAAQEVDVSFLASLHTATFVSDRGELMNDLLRMERDEPANQRLLDMTEMHFATSERHAQSLIAIDMTLEEMANRLKTGPAERLKFLNAMPHRRFYNRLCAIVEPLDLLAALSIDELREPATAQEEYFMARLETLHFPQVSVEHSYIDLLTTQGFTSAERKEVLVNVIEHYSRRLQAYRMLMELDSTLLRPRYMPLLIERLETLRAAAETDLADVLREDEFLPAQFVRFKPAQLPSPTKRVFRSRDKGTLVGNLLPPDAEMPFPTIVVKNPQTDEISARFMEHPHEGWVEIVDAPPQRPAPVPRQRALATLRTEAQRLIDQITALEKSIEFQKRKLADPQRRDDVNPQDWNDMFGHQARKIEAIADEIQAHHLDKPDVPQALERLRMRATDLRRQGEQHCIEGYKAQRPRQENIDYLRRHAAVDIGLVHGPQRTGANDYVSEFAIREKNRVDVLWYAHFHYSSADSPRGDYTAAHLKRPEHRFTTFKDLIAKAGPDSHVIVNDLYSPINRPLDQQLFLVLIPE